From one Pseudomonas fluorescens genomic stretch:
- the rpsQ gene encoding 30S ribosomal protein S17, with translation MAEAEKTVRTLTGRVVSDKMDKTITVLIERRVKHPIYGKYVKRSTKLHAHDETNQCHIGDKVSIRETRPLAKTKAWALVEVLERAVEV, from the coding sequence ATGGCTGAAGCTGAAAAAACCGTCCGTACGCTGACTGGCCGTGTCGTCAGCGACAAGATGGACAAAACCATCACCGTACTGATCGAGCGTCGCGTAAAGCACCCGATCTACGGTAAATACGTTAAGCGTTCGACTAAGCTGCACGCGCACGACGAAACCAATCAGTGCCATATCGGCGACAAGGTCTCCATCCGTGAGACCCGTCCGCTGGCCAAGACCAAAGCTTGGGCACTGGTTGAAGTTCTCGAACGCGCTGTTGAAGTCTAA
- the rpmC gene encoding 50S ribosomal protein L29 — protein sequence MKANELREKSAQQLNEQLLGLLRDQFNLRMQKATGQLGQSHLLSQVKRDIARVKTVLNQQAGK from the coding sequence ATGAAAGCGAATGAACTTCGTGAAAAATCAGCACAGCAGCTGAACGAGCAACTGCTCGGCTTGCTGCGCGACCAGTTCAATCTGCGTATGCAGAAAGCAACTGGCCAGTTGGGGCAGTCGCACCTGCTCTCGCAAGTTAAGCGTGACATCGCTCGCGTGAAAACTGTGCTCAACCAGCAGGCAGGTAAGTGA
- the tuf gene encoding elongation factor Tu, with protein MAKEKFDRSLPHVNVGTIGHVDHGKTTLTAALTRVCSEVFGSAIVDFDKIDSAPEEKARGITINTAHVEYNSTIRHYAHVDCPGHADYVKNMITGAAQMDGAILVCSAADGPMPQTREHILLSRQVGVPYIVVFLNKADLVDDAELLELVEMEVRDLLSTYDFPGDDTPIIIGSARMALEGKDDNEMGTTAVRKLVETLDTYIPEPVRLIDKPFLMPIEDVFSISGRGTVVTGRIERGIVRVQDALEIVGLRDTTTTTCTGVEMFRKLLDEGRAGENCGVLLRGTKRDDVERGQVLVKPGSVKPHTKFEAEVYVLSKEEGGRHTPFFKGYRPQFYFRTTDVTGNCELPEGVEMVMPGDNIKMVVTLIKTIAMEDGLRFAIREGGRTVGAGVVAKIIE; from the coding sequence GTGGCTAAAGAAAAATTTGATCGTTCCCTTCCGCACGTCAACGTTGGCACCATCGGTCACGTTGACCACGGTAAAACCACTCTGACCGCAGCTCTGACTCGCGTTTGCTCCGAAGTTTTCGGTTCCGCAATCGTCGACTTCGACAAGATCGACAGCGCTCCAGAAGAGAAAGCTCGCGGTATCACCATCAATACCGCGCACGTTGAGTACAACTCGACTATTCGTCACTACGCTCACGTTGACTGCCCAGGTCACGCTGACTACGTGAAGAACATGATCACCGGTGCTGCCCAGATGGACGGCGCGATCCTGGTTTGCTCGGCCGCTGATGGTCCGATGCCGCAAACCCGTGAGCACATCCTGCTGTCCCGTCAGGTTGGCGTTCCGTACATCGTGGTCTTCCTGAACAAGGCTGACCTGGTAGACGACGCTGAGCTGCTGGAACTGGTCGAGATGGAAGTTCGCGACCTGCTGTCCACCTACGACTTCCCAGGCGACGACACTCCGATCATCATCGGTTCGGCTCGTATGGCTCTGGAAGGCAAAGACGACAACGAAATGGGCACCACTGCCGTTCGTAAACTGGTTGAAACTCTGGATACCTACATCCCAGAGCCAGTTCGTCTGATCGACAAGCCGTTCCTGATGCCAATCGAAGACGTATTCTCGATCTCGGGTCGTGGTACCGTTGTTACCGGTCGTATCGAGCGTGGTATCGTCCGCGTTCAAGACGCCCTGGAAATCGTTGGTCTGCGTGACACCACCACCACCACCTGCACCGGTGTTGAGATGTTCCGCAAGCTGCTGGACGAAGGTCGTGCTGGCGAGAACTGCGGCGTGCTGCTGCGCGGCACCAAGCGTGACGACGTTGAGCGTGGCCAGGTTCTGGTCAAGCCAGGTTCGGTCAAGCCGCACACCAAGTTCGAAGCTGAAGTGTACGTGCTGAGCAAAGAAGAAGGCGGTCGTCACACTCCGTTCTTCAAAGGCTACCGTCCACAGTTCTACTTCCGTACCACCGACGTAACTGGCAACTGCGAGCTGCCAGAAGGCGTTGAAATGGTCATGCCAGGCGACAACATCAAAATGGTTGTCACCCTGATCAAGACCATCGCGATGGAAGACGGTCTGCGCTTCGCTATCCGTGAAGGCGGTCGTACCGTCGGCGCCGGCGTCGTAGCCAAAATCATCGAGTAA
- the fusA gene encoding elongation factor G: MARTTPINRYRNIGICAHVDAGKTTTTERILFYTGLSHKMGEVHDGAATTDWMVQEQERGITITSAAVTTFWQGSRGQYDNYRVNVIDTPGHVDFTIEVERSLRVLDGAVVVFCGTSGVEPQSETVWRQANKYGVPRVVYVNKMDRAGANFLRVVGQIKNRLGHTPVPVQLAIGSEDNFQGQVDLIKMKAIYWNDDDKGTTYREEEIPADMLELAEEWRANMVEAAAEANEELMNKYLEEGELTVEEIKAGLRARTLASEIVPAVCGSSFKNKGVPLVLDAVIDFLPAPTEIPAIKGIHPDLIEKPKDELVDADYDERHADDNEPFSALAFKIATDPFVGTLTFVRVYSGMLQSGDSVINSVKGKKERVGRMVQMHANQREEIKEVLAGDIAALIGMKDVTTGDTLCNADKPIILERMDFPEPVISVAVEPKTKQDQEKMGIALGKLAQEDPSFRVKTDEETGQTIISGMGELHLDILVDRMKREFNVEANIGKPQVSYREQITKDNVEIEGKFVRQSGGRGQFGHCWIRFSQPTVDAQGNITEGLEFTNEVVGGVVPKEYIPAIQKGIEEQMKNGIVAGYPLIGLKATVFDGSYHDVDSNEMAFKVAASMATKQLAAKGGGKVLEPIMKVEVVTPEDYMGDVMGDLNRRRGLIQGMEDSVSGKVVRAEVPLGEMFGYATDVRSMSQGRASYSMEFSKYAEAPSNIVEALVKKQG; this comes from the coding sequence ATGGCTCGTACTACTCCAATCAACCGCTACCGTAACATTGGTATTTGCGCGCACGTTGACGCGGGCAAAACTACCACTACCGAGCGGATCCTGTTCTACACAGGCCTGAGCCACAAAATGGGCGAGGTGCATGACGGCGCCGCGACCACCGACTGGATGGTGCAGGAGCAGGAGCGGGGTATTACCATTACCTCCGCTGCTGTAACCACCTTCTGGCAGGGTTCCCGTGGCCAGTATGACAACTACCGCGTAAACGTCATCGATACCCCCGGCCACGTTGACTTCACCATTGAAGTAGAACGTTCGCTGCGCGTACTCGACGGCGCGGTCGTTGTTTTCTGCGGCACTTCCGGCGTTGAGCCACAGTCCGAAACCGTATGGCGTCAAGCCAACAAGTACGGCGTTCCACGTGTTGTTTACGTGAACAAGATGGACCGTGCTGGTGCCAACTTCCTGCGCGTCGTAGGTCAGATCAAGAACCGTCTGGGTCACACCCCGGTTCCTGTTCAACTGGCCATCGGTTCGGAAGATAACTTCCAGGGTCAGGTTGACCTGATCAAGATGAAGGCTATCTACTGGAACGACGACGACAAGGGCACCACTTATCGCGAGGAAGAAATTCCTGCCGATATGCTGGAGCTGGCCGAAGAGTGGCGCGCCAATATGGTCGAAGCCGCTGCTGAAGCCAACGAAGAGCTGATGAACAAGTACCTTGAAGAAGGTGAGCTGACCGTCGAAGAAATCAAAGCCGGTCTGCGTGCGCGCACCCTGGCCAGCGAGATCGTTCCGGCTGTCTGCGGTTCGTCGTTCAAGAACAAGGGCGTTCCCCTGGTTCTCGACGCCGTTATCGACTTCCTGCCTGCTCCGACCGAAATCCCGGCGATCAAGGGTATCCACCCTGATCTGATCGAGAAGCCGAAAGACGAGCTGGTTGACGCCGACTACGACGAGCGTCATGCAGACGACAACGAGCCGTTCTCGGCTCTGGCGTTCAAGATTGCAACTGACCCGTTCGTGGGTACCCTGACTTTCGTGCGCGTTTACTCGGGCATGCTGCAGTCTGGCGACTCCGTGATCAACTCGGTCAAGGGCAAGAAAGAGCGCGTTGGTCGTATGGTGCAGATGCACGCCAACCAGCGTGAAGAAATCAAAGAAGTACTGGCAGGCGACATCGCTGCTCTGATCGGCATGAAGGACGTCACTACCGGTGACACCCTGTGCAACGCCGACAAGCCGATCATCCTCGAGCGTATGGACTTCCCGGAGCCTGTGATTTCGGTTGCTGTTGAGCCGAAGACCAAGCAAGACCAGGAGAAGATGGGTATCGCACTGGGCAAACTGGCTCAGGAAGACCCGTCGTTCCGCGTCAAAACCGACGAAGAAACCGGCCAGACCATCATCTCCGGTATGGGCGAGCTTCACCTGGACATCCTCGTTGACCGCATGAAGCGCGAGTTCAACGTCGAAGCCAACATCGGTAAGCCGCAGGTTTCGTACCGCGAGCAGATCACCAAGGACAACGTCGAGATCGAAGGTAAGTTCGTTCGTCAGTCCGGTGGTCGCGGTCAGTTCGGTCACTGCTGGATTCGCTTCTCGCAGCCAACAGTGGACGCACAAGGCAACATCACCGAAGGCCTGGAATTCACCAACGAGGTTGTAGGTGGTGTGGTTCCTAAGGAATACATCCCGGCGATCCAGAAGGGTATCGAGGAGCAGATGAAGAACGGCATCGTTGCCGGCTATCCGCTGATCGGCCTGAAGGCAACCGTGTTTGATGGTTCCTACCACGACGTCGACTCCAACGAGATGGCGTTCAAGGTGGCGGCCTCCATGGCGACCAAGCAACTCGCAGCCAAAGGCGGCGGTAAAGTGCTTGAGCCGATCATGAAGGTAGAAGTTGTGACCCCTGAGGACTACATGGGTGACGTGATGGGTGACCTGAACCGTCGTCGTGGTCTGATCCAGGGTATGGAAGATTCGGTGTCCGGCAAGGTTGTCCGTGCTGAAGTTCCGCTCGGAGAAATGTTCGGTTATGCGACCGACGTTCGTTCCATGTCTCAGGGTCGCGCGAGCTACTCCATGGAATTCTCCAAATACGCCGAAGCTCCGTCGAATATCGTCGAAGCACTCGTTAAAAAACAAGGCTAA
- the rplN gene encoding 50S ribosomal protein L14, with translation MIQTQSMLDVADNSGARRVMCIKVLGGSHRRYAGIGDIIKVTVKEAIPRGKVKKGQVMTAVVVRTRHGVRRADGSIIRFDGNAAVLLNNKQEPIGTRIFGPVTRELRTEKFMKIVSLAPEVL, from the coding sequence ATGATTCAGACTCAATCCATGCTCGATGTGGCCGATAACAGCGGCGCTCGTCGCGTCATGTGCATCAAGGTTCTCGGCGGTTCGCACCGCCGTTACGCCGGCATCGGTGACATCATCAAGGTAACCGTAAAGGAAGCAATTCCTCGCGGTAAAGTGAAGAAAGGCCAAGTGATGACTGCTGTTGTAGTCCGCACTCGCCACGGTGTCCGTCGCGCTGACGGCTCCATCATCCGCTTTGATGGCAATGCTGCTGTTCTGCTGAACAACAAGCAAGAGCCGATCGGCACCCGTATCTTTGGGCCAGTGACCCGTGAACTTCGTACTGAGAAGTTCATGAAGATCGTCTCGCTCGCCCCAGAAGTGCTGTAA
- the rplE gene encoding 50S ribosomal protein L5, giving the protein MARLKEIYRNEIAPKLKEELKLANVMEVPRVTKITLNMGLGEAVGDKKVIEHAVADLEKITGQKAVVTFARKSIAGFKVREGWPIGVKVTLRRDRMYEFLDRLLAISLPRVRDFRGLNAKSFDGRGNYSMGVKEQIIFPEIDYDKIDALRGLDITLTTTAKNDDEGRALMRAFKFPFRN; this is encoded by the coding sequence ATGGCACGACTGAAAGAGATTTACCGGAACGAGATTGCTCCCAAGCTTAAGGAAGAACTTAAGCTGGCGAACGTGATGGAAGTTCCGCGCGTTACCAAGATCACCCTGAACATGGGTCTGGGCGAAGCTGTCGGCGACAAAAAAGTCATCGAGCACGCTGTTGCTGACCTGGAGAAGATCACCGGTCAGAAAGCCGTTGTGACTTTCGCTCGGAAATCCATCGCGGGCTTCAAAGTCCGTGAGGGCTGGCCGATCGGCGTTAAAGTTACTCTGCGCCGTGATCGTATGTACGAATTCCTGGACCGCCTGCTGGCGATCTCCCTGCCTCGGGTTCGCGACTTCCGCGGCCTGAATGCCAAGTCCTTCGATGGTCGTGGCAACTACAGCATGGGCGTGAAAGAGCAGATCATCTTCCCGGAAATCGACTACGACAAGATCGATGCTCTGCGCGGTCTGGACATTACCCTGACCACCACTGCCAAGAACGATGACGAAGGCCGCGCTCTGATGCGTGCTTTCAAATTCCCGTTCCGCAACTGA
- the rpsJ gene encoding 30S ribosomal protein S10: MQNQQIRIRLKAFDHRLIDQSTQEIVETAKRTGAQVRGPIPLPTRKERFTVLVSPHVNKDARDQYEIRTHKRVLDIVQPTDKTVDALMKLDLAAGVEVQISLG; the protein is encoded by the coding sequence ATGCAAAATCAGCAAATCCGTATCAGGTTGAAGGCTTTTGACCATCGCCTGATCGACCAATCCACCCAGGAAATCGTGGAAACCGCGAAACGTACTGGTGCTCAAGTGCGTGGTCCAATTCCACTGCCTACCCGTAAAGAGCGGTTCACCGTTCTGGTCTCCCCGCACGTCAACAAAGACGCGCGTGACCAGTACGAGATCCGTACTCATAAGCGCGTTCTGGACATCGTCCAGCCAACGGATAAAACCGTTGATGCTCTTATGAAGCTTGATCTTGCGGCCGGCGTGGAAGTGCAGATCAGCCTCGGCTAA
- the rpsN gene encoding 30S ribosomal protein S14 has protein sequence MAKKSMKNRELKRQLTVAKYAKKRAELKATIVNLEATPEERFAAVVALQKQPRDASAARLRNRCRITGRPHGVYRKFGLGRNKLREAAMRGDVPGLVKASW, from the coding sequence ATGGCCAAGAAGAGCATGAAAAACCGTGAGCTGAAGCGTCAGCTCACTGTTGCCAAGTACGCCAAGAAGCGTGCCGAGCTGAAAGCGACCATCGTGAACCTGGAAGCAACTCCAGAAGAGCGTTTTGCCGCCGTCGTAGCTCTGCAGAAGCAACCACGTGACGCCAGCGCTGCGCGCCTGCGTAACCGTTGCCGCATCACCGGTCGTCCACACGGCGTTTACCGCAAGTTCGGCCTCGGCCGTAACAAGCTGCGTGAAGCAGCAATGCGCGGTGACGTTCCAGGTCTGGTTAAAGCCAGCTGGTAA
- the rplP gene encoding 50S ribosomal protein L16, which translates to MLQPKRTKFRKQMTGHNRGLALRGSKVSFGEFALKAVARGRLTARQIESARRALTRHVKRGGKIWIRVFPDKPISKKPLEVRMGKGKGSVEYWVAQIQPGKVLYEIEGVSEELAREAFALAAAKLPLATSFVKRTVM; encoded by the coding sequence ATGTTGCAACCAAAGCGTACAAAATTCCGCAAGCAGATGACTGGCCACAACCGTGGTCTGGCACTGCGCGGTAGCAAAGTTAGCTTCGGCGAATTTGCTCTGAAAGCTGTTGCTCGCGGTCGTCTCACCGCCCGCCAGATTGAGTCGGCACGTCGTGCTCTGACCCGTCACGTAAAACGTGGCGGTAAAATCTGGATCCGTGTGTTCCCGGACAAGCCGATCTCCAAGAAGCCTCTCGAAGTGCGGATGGGTAAAGGTAAAGGTTCCGTGGAGTACTGGGTTGCCCAGATCCAGCCAGGCAAAGTCCTGTACGAGATCGAGGGTGTTTCTGAAGAGCTGGCGCGTGAGGCTTTCGCCTTGGCGGCTGCAAAGCTGCCTCTCGCCACCTCCTTTGTTAAGCGGACGGTGATGTGA
- the rpsS gene encoding 30S ribosomal protein S19, translating into MPRSLKKGPFIDLHLLKKIEVAAEKNDRKPVKTWSRRSMILPQMVGLTIAVHNGRQHVPVLVNEDMVGHKLGEFAGTRTYRGHVADKKAKR; encoded by the coding sequence GTGCCACGTTCTCTGAAAAAAGGTCCTTTTATCGATCTTCACCTACTGAAGAAGATCGAAGTGGCGGCGGAAAAGAACGATCGCAAACCAGTTAAGACCTGGTCGCGCCGTTCGATGATCCTGCCACAAATGGTCGGTCTGACCATCGCGGTACACAACGGTCGCCAACACGTCCCAGTTCTTGTGAACGAAGACATGGTCGGCCATAAACTGGGCGAGTTTGCCGGTACCCGCACTTATCGTGGGCACGTGGCTGACAAGAAAGCCAAGCGTTAA
- the rplX gene encoding 50S ribosomal protein L24, with the protein MQKIRRDDEIIVIAGKDKGKRGKVLKVLADDRLVVGGINLVKRHTKPNPMSGVQGGIVEKEAPLHASNVAIFNGETNKADRVGFKVEDGKKIRVFKSTQKAVDA; encoded by the coding sequence ATGCAAAAGATTCGTCGTGACGACGAGATCATCGTGATCGCCGGCAAAGACAAAGGTAAGCGCGGTAAGGTGCTCAAGGTTCTCGCTGACGACCGTCTGGTCGTTGGTGGGATCAACCTGGTGAAGCGTCATACCAAGCCTAACCCGATGTCGGGCGTACAGGGCGGTATCGTCGAGAAAGAAGCGCCACTGCACGCTTCCAACGTCGCCATTTTCAACGGCGAAACCAACAAGGCTGACCGCGTTGGTTTCAAAGTAGAAGACGGCAAAAAAATTCGTGTCTTCAAGTCGACCCAAAAAGCGGTTGATGCTTGA
- the rplD gene encoding 50S ribosomal protein L4, producing MQLNVNDAQAIEVSELTFGGEFNETLVHQAVVAYMAGGRQGTKQQKTRSDVAGGGKRPWRQKGTGRARAGTIRSPIWRGGGTTFAARPQDHSQKLNKKMYRAAMRSILAELVRTDRLVVVQDFAVEAPKTKDLLNKLNGMGLSDVLIVSDAVDQNLYLAARNLPHVDVRDVQGSDPVSLIAYDKVLITVSAVKKFEELLG from the coding sequence ATGCAACTAAATGTAAATGACGCTCAAGCGATCGAAGTTTCCGAACTGACTTTCGGCGGCGAATTCAACGAGACGCTGGTACACCAAGCAGTCGTGGCCTATATGGCCGGCGGCCGTCAGGGCACCAAGCAGCAGAAAACCCGTTCCGACGTTGCTGGTGGCGGTAAGCGCCCATGGCGTCAGAAAGGCACTGGCCGTGCTCGTGCCGGTACTATCCGTAGCCCAATCTGGCGTGGCGGCGGTACCACTTTCGCAGCTCGTCCTCAGGATCACTCGCAGAAGCTCAACAAGAAGATGTACCGCGCAGCAATGCGTTCCATCCTCGCTGAGCTGGTGCGTACCGACCGTCTGGTCGTGGTTCAGGACTTCGCTGTTGAAGCACCGAAAACCAAAGACCTGCTGAACAAGCTGAACGGCATGGGTCTGAGCGACGTTCTGATCGTTTCGGACGCTGTTGATCAGAACCTGTACCTGGCTGCTCGTAACCTGCCGCACGTCGACGTACGTGACGTACAGGGTTCCGATCCGGTCAGTCTGATCGCATACGACAAAGTGTTGATCACTGTGTCGGCCGTGAAGAAATTCGAGGAGCTGCTGGGATGA
- the rpsG gene encoding 30S ribosomal protein S7 codes for MPRRRVAAKREILDDPKYGSQILAKFMNHVMESGKKAVAERIVYGALDKVKERKNSDPLEIFEKALDAIAPLVEVKSRRVGGATYQVPVEVRPSRRNALAMRWLVDYARKRGEKSMALRLAGELLDAAEGKGAAVKKREDVHRMAEANKAFSHYRF; via the coding sequence ATGCCAAGACGTCGTGTAGCAGCCAAGCGTGAGATTCTGGACGATCCAAAATACGGAAGCCAGATCCTCGCCAAGTTCATGAACCACGTAATGGAAAGCGGCAAAAAAGCCGTTGCCGAGCGTATCGTTTACGGTGCACTGGACAAGGTTAAAGAACGCAAGAACAGCGATCCCCTGGAAATCTTCGAGAAAGCTCTCGACGCCATCGCTCCGCTGGTCGAAGTTAAGTCGCGCCGTGTTGGCGGTGCCACTTACCAGGTCCCTGTTGAAGTTCGTCCATCCCGTCGTAACGCCCTGGCAATGCGCTGGTTGGTAGACTACGCCCGCAAGCGTGGCGAGAAGTCCATGGCTCTGCGCTTGGCTGGCGAGCTGCTGGATGCCGCTGAAGGCAAAGGTGCTGCAGTCAAGAAGCGTGAAGACGTACACCGTATGGCTGAAGCCAACAAAGCGTTCTCGCACTACCGCTTCTAA
- the rplW gene encoding 50S ribosomal protein L23, whose amino-acid sequence MNQERVFKVLLGPHVSEKATVLAEKKGQFVFKVATDATKLEIKKAVEGLFGVKVENVSTVNVLGKTKRTARGLGKRNDWKKAIVSLQPGQDLDFSSSAE is encoded by the coding sequence ATGAACCAGGAACGCGTATTTAAAGTCCTCCTTGGCCCGCATGTTTCCGAGAAGGCTACCGTTCTGGCTGAGAAAAAAGGCCAGTTCGTATTCAAGGTTGCTACTGACGCAACCAAGCTGGAAATCAAGAAAGCTGTCGAAGGCCTGTTCGGCGTAAAAGTCGAAAACGTGTCGACTGTAAACGTTCTGGGTAAAACCAAGCGTACCGCACGTGGTCTGGGCAAGCGCAATGACTGGAAGAAAGCGATCGTTTCGCTTCAGCCAGGCCAAGATCTCGATTTCAGCAGCAGTGCTGAGTAA
- the rplB gene encoding 50S ribosomal protein L2 — translation MAIVKCKPTSPGRRFVVKVVNKELHKGAPHAPLLEKKSKSGGRNNNGRITTRHVGGGHKQHYRMVDFRRNDKDGIVATVERIEYDPNRTAHIALLCYADGERRYIIAPKGVAAGDQLIAGALAPIKPGNSLQLRNIPVGSTIHGIELKPGKGAQIARSAGASAQLIAREGVYVTLRLRSGEMRKVLAECRATLGEVSNSEHSLRSLGKAGAKRWRGVRPTVRGVAMNPVDHPHGGGEGRTSGGRHPVSPWGFPTKGAKTRGNKRTDNMIVRRRK, via the coding sequence ATGGCAATCGTTAAATGCAAACCGACTTCCCCTGGCCGCCGTTTCGTGGTCAAGGTGGTCAACAAGGAGCTGCATAAAGGCGCTCCTCACGCACCGCTGCTCGAGAAGAAATCGAAGTCTGGTGGTCGTAACAACAATGGCCGCATCACTACTCGTCACGTAGGTGGTGGTCATAAGCAGCATTACCGTATGGTCGATTTCCGTCGCAACGACAAAGATGGCATCGTCGCCACTGTCGAGCGTATCGAATACGATCCAAACCGTACTGCTCACATCGCACTGCTGTGCTACGCAGACGGCGAGCGCCGCTACATCATCGCCCCTAAAGGCGTTGCTGCTGGCGACCAGCTGATCGCAGGCGCTCTGGCTCCAATCAAGCCAGGCAACTCCCTGCAACTGCGCAACATCCCAGTGGGTAGCACCATTCACGGCATCGAACTGAAGCCGGGCAAAGGTGCACAGATCGCTCGTTCCGCTGGTGCTTCGGCTCAGCTGATCGCTCGCGAAGGTGTCTATGTGACCCTGCGTCTGCGCTCTGGTGAAATGCGTAAAGTCCTGGCTGAATGCCGTGCGACCCTGGGTGAAGTCTCGAACTCCGAGCACAGCCTGCGTTCGCTGGGTAAAGCTGGTGCCAAACGCTGGCGTGGCGTTCGCCCAACCGTTCGTGGTGTTGCCATGAACCCGGTTGACCACCCACATGGTGGTGGTGAAGGTCGTACCTCCGGTGGTCGTCATCCGGTATCGCCATGGGGCTTCCCGACTAAGGGCGCGAAGACTCGTGGTAATAAGCGTACCGACAACATGATCGTCCGTCGTCGCAAGTAA
- the rplC gene encoding 50S ribosomal protein L3, which yields MTIGVVGRKCGMTRIFTEEGVSIPVTVIEIEPNRVTQFKTEETDGYRAVQVTVGERRASRVTAAQAGHFAKANVAAGRGVWEFRLEEGEFQAGDSINAEIFAAGQLVDVTGQSKGKGFAGTIKRWNFRGQDNTHGNSVSHRVPGSIGQCQTPGRVFKGKKMSGHMGAERVTVQSLEVVRVDAERNLLLVKGAVPGATGSDLVVRPAAKARG from the coding sequence ATGACTATTGGTGTAGTCGGTCGTAAATGCGGTATGACCCGTATTTTCACCGAAGAAGGTGTCTCCATTCCGGTCACGGTCATTGAGATCGAGCCGAATCGCGTCACCCAGTTCAAAACTGAAGAAACCGATGGCTATCGTGCAGTGCAAGTCACTGTCGGTGAGCGTCGCGCTTCGCGCGTGACTGCTGCTCAAGCAGGTCACTTCGCTAAGGCGAACGTTGCCGCGGGTCGCGGTGTCTGGGAATTCCGCCTTGAAGAAGGTGAGTTCCAGGCCGGAGATTCGATCAACGCTGAAATCTTCGCTGCAGGTCAGCTGGTAGACGTTACCGGCCAGTCCAAGGGTAAAGGCTTTGCCGGTACCATCAAGCGCTGGAATTTCCGCGGTCAAGATAACACCCACGGTAACTCCGTCTCCCACCGCGTCCCGGGCTCTATCGGCCAGTGCCAGACTCCTGGTCGTGTATTCAAGGGCAAAAAAATGTCCGGTCACATGGGCGCCGAGCGCGTGACCGTTCAGTCCCTCGAAGTAGTGCGCGTCGACGCTGAACGCAATCTGTTGCTGGTCAAGGGTGCCGTTCCAGGCGCAACTGGCAGCGATCTGGTTGTGCGTCCGGCTGCCAAGGCTCGCGGTTAA
- the rplV gene encoding 50S ribosomal protein L22, with protein MEVAAKLSGARISAQKARLVADQIRGKKVGEALNLLAFSSKKAAEIMKKVLESAVANAEHNEGADVDDLKVSTVFVNEGRSLKRIMPRAKGRADRIVKRSCHITVKVADK; from the coding sequence ATGGAAGTAGCCGCTAAGTTGTCGGGCGCTCGAATCTCCGCCCAGAAAGCCCGCTTGGTCGCCGACCAGATCCGCGGGAAGAAGGTGGGCGAAGCGCTCAACCTGTTGGCTTTCAGCAGCAAAAAAGCCGCTGAAATCATGAAGAAAGTCCTCGAGTCGGCCGTAGCCAACGCCGAGCATAACGAAGGCGCAGACGTTGATGACCTGAAGGTCTCCACCGTTTTCGTCAACGAAGGGCGTTCGCTGAAGCGCATCATGCCGCGTGCCAAAGGCCGCGCTGATCGCATCGTCAAGCGGTCTTGCCATATCACTGTCAAGGTTGCGGACAAGTAA
- the rpsC gene encoding 30S ribosomal protein S3 produces MGQKVHPTGIRLGIVKEHTSVWYADGRTYADYLLADLNVREYLQDKLKSASVSRIDIHRPAQTARITIHTARPGIVIGKKGEDVEKLRQDLTKQMGVPVHINIEEIRKPELDGMLVAQSVAQQLERRVMFRRAMKRAVQNAMRIGAKGIKIQVSGRLGGAEIARTEWYREGRVPLHTLRADIDYATYEAHTTYGVIGVKVWIFKGEVIGGRQEELKPQAPAPRKKAAK; encoded by the coding sequence ATGGGTCAGAAAGTACATCCCACTGGCATTCGCCTGGGAATCGTCAAGGAGCACACCTCCGTCTGGTACGCAGACGGTCGGACTTATGCGGACTATTTGCTCGCAGATCTGAATGTGCGTGAGTACCTCCAAGACAAACTAAAAAGCGCGTCCGTTAGCCGTATCGATATCCATCGTCCGGCCCAAACTGCACGCATCACCATCCACACCGCTCGTCCTGGTATCGTTATCGGGAAGAAAGGTGAAGATGTTGAGAAACTGCGTCAGGACCTGACCAAGCAAATGGGTGTGCCTGTGCACATCAACATCGAAGAGATCCGCAAGCCGGAACTCGACGGTATGCTGGTAGCTCAGAGCGTAGCTCAGCAGCTGGAGCGTCGTGTGATGTTCCGTCGCGCCATGAAGCGCGCCGTACAGAACGCCATGCGCATTGGTGCCAAAGGCATCAAGATCCAAGTGAGCGGTCGTCTCGGCGGTGCTGAAATCGCACGTACTGAATGGTATCGCGAAGGTCGTGTGCCACTGCACACCCTGCGTGCCGATATCGACTATGCCACCTACGAAGCTCACACCACTTACGGTGTGATCGGTGTGAAGGTTTGGATTTTCAAAGGCGAAGTAATTGGTGGTCGCCAAGAAGAACTGAAACCACAAGCACCAGCGCCTCGTAAAAAAGCTGCTAAGTAA